The following proteins come from a genomic window of Mycobacterium sp. DL:
- a CDS encoding FAD-dependent oxidoreductase, which produces MRWNRVRRAGAQRPGNRVVIAGLGDTGVLTAIKLAKHADVVGISAKPGLVSGQELGWRLARPDDWARHNWIPFGRFRGLDRVRAVHGTLTAVDLVARTVAVQLPDGSTTDVGYDTLVISTGVTNGFWRQPTLQTEAEIGTDLRAPHERLAAAKSVIVIGGGAAAVSSAANIATTWPDKRVDLYYPGDRALAEHHPRTWEKVRHRLTEAGVGLHPGHRADLPPGFTGDELTADPVQWSTGQPAASADAVLWAIGRVRPNTDWLPAVLLDEQGFVRVTPELQVPGHPEVFAVGDVAATDALRSSARNRADGLIAHNVLAASAGKSLRSYRPPRSRWGSVLGIQPNGLEVFAPNGKAFRFPAWTFERVLMPWIVKWGIYRGVRGD; this is translated from the coding sequence GTGAGGTGGAATCGGGTCCGGCGGGCAGGAGCGCAGCGACCGGGGAATCGTGTCGTCATCGCCGGGCTCGGCGACACCGGTGTGCTCACCGCGATCAAACTCGCCAAACATGCTGACGTCGTGGGAATCTCGGCCAAGCCCGGGCTGGTCAGCGGCCAGGAACTGGGATGGCGGTTGGCGCGTCCCGACGACTGGGCCCGCCACAACTGGATCCCCTTCGGCCGGTTCCGCGGCCTCGACCGGGTCCGCGCCGTACACGGCACCCTGACCGCCGTCGACCTCGTCGCCCGCACGGTGGCGGTGCAGTTGCCCGACGGCTCGACGACCGACGTCGGGTACGACACGCTCGTCATCTCCACCGGGGTCACCAACGGCTTCTGGCGGCAACCGACACTGCAGACGGAAGCAGAGATCGGCACGGACCTGCGTGCTCCGCACGAGCGGCTCGCCGCCGCGAAGTCGGTGATCGTCATCGGAGGTGGTGCCGCCGCCGTCAGCAGCGCCGCGAACATCGCGACCACCTGGCCCGACAAGCGCGTTGATCTCTACTACCCCGGCGACCGCGCGCTGGCCGAGCATCATCCCCGCACCTGGGAGAAGGTCCGGCACAGGCTCACCGAAGCCGGTGTCGGACTGCATCCGGGCCACCGGGCCGACCTGCCGCCGGGGTTCACCGGCGACGAGCTGACCGCCGACCCCGTGCAGTGGAGCACCGGTCAGCCGGCCGCCTCCGCCGATGCGGTGCTGTGGGCGATAGGGCGGGTGCGGCCCAACACCGACTGGCTGCCCGCCGTGCTGCTCGACGAGCAGGGCTTCGTCCGCGTCACCCCCGAGCTTCAGGTGCCGGGGCACCCCGAGGTCTTTGCGGTCGGTGACGTCGCCGCCACCGACGCCCTCCGCAGCTCGGCACGCAACCGTGCCGACGGGCTGATCGCTCACAACGTGCTTGCTGCATCCGCCGGGAAAAGTCTGCGTAGCTACCGCCCACCCAGGAGTCGGTGGGGGTCGGTGCTCGGCATCCAGCCCAACGGGCTCGAGGTGTTCGCGCCCAACGGCAAGGCTTTCCGCTTCCCGGCGTGGACCTTCGAGCGGGTGCTGATGCCGTGGATCGTCAAGTGGGGCATCTACCGGGGCGTGCGCGGAGACTAG